Proteins from a single region of Chryseobacterium sp. W4I1:
- a CDS encoding YdeI family protein: protein MNPKTDFFFNEPGQWQAAFEKLRAIALSTELTEDLKWGCPCYTYEGKNIFLIHGFKEYCALLFFKGALMKDPDHLLIQQSKNVQAARQIRFTDVQQINDLEDILRAYMFEAVKIEESGVKVEMKKTNEFDMPEEFQYKLNQDLALKEAFEALTPGRQRAYLLHFSSAKQSKTREARIEKCIPQIFEGIGLND from the coding sequence ATGAATCCAAAAACAGATTTCTTCTTTAACGAACCCGGCCAATGGCAGGCAGCATTTGAAAAACTAAGAGCAATTGCCCTAAGCACAGAACTCACAGAAGATCTGAAATGGGGATGCCCATGCTATACCTATGAAGGGAAAAATATTTTCCTGATCCACGGTTTTAAAGAATATTGTGCCCTTCTTTTCTTTAAAGGTGCCCTGATGAAAGACCCGGATCATCTTTTGATTCAGCAGTCTAAAAACGTACAGGCTGCAAGACAGATCCGTTTTACCGACGTACAGCAAATTAATGATCTTGAAGACATTCTTCGGGCTTATATGTTTGAAGCGGTTAAGATTGAAGAATCAGGAGTTAAAGTTGAAATGAAGAAAACAAATGAATTTGACATGCCCGAAGAATTTCAATACAAACTGAATCAGGATCTGGCACTGAAAGAAGCTTTTGAGGCACTTACTCCCGGAAGACAAAGAGCTTACCTACTCCATTTCTCATCCGCCAAACAGTCGAAAACCCGGGAAGCACGCATTGAAAAATGCATTCCGCAAATTTTTGAAGGAATAGGATTAAATGATTAA
- a CDS encoding low specificity L-threonine aldolase — MKFSFKNDYSEGCHPNILQALLKSNLEQQAGYGEDEYSLQAKKLIKEKINNQDSDVYLVSGGTQANLIVISAILRPYQCAISAAPGHILNNETGAIEATGHKVLSIETEDGKLTPADIIPVLENHSNVPHQVMPKLVYISNSTELGTVYLAEELEKLSDFCRQNGLYLFMDGARLGHGLTSEISDLTLERVAELTDIFYLGGTKNGALIGEAIVINNKDLQPDFAFNIKQKGALLAKGRLLGIQFMELMKDDLYFDLAKHANLQAMKIKKALKEKGARFLSDTYTNQIFPIISNELIEILSKDFEFFVWKKIDEKYSAIRLITSWNTGDEPVERFIEVINKEL; from the coding sequence ATGAAATTTTCTTTTAAAAATGACTATTCTGAGGGTTGTCACCCAAATATTCTACAAGCACTTTTAAAATCAAACTTAGAGCAGCAAGCCGGATATGGCGAAGATGAATATTCTTTGCAGGCAAAAAAACTGATCAAAGAAAAAATTAATAATCAGGATTCGGATGTTTATCTGGTTTCCGGAGGAACACAGGCTAATCTTATTGTGATCTCTGCTATTTTAAGACCCTATCAATGTGCGATCTCTGCGGCACCGGGGCATATCCTGAATAATGAGACAGGAGCAATTGAAGCAACTGGTCACAAAGTTTTAAGCATCGAAACGGAAGACGGCAAACTAACACCTGCAGACATTATTCCAGTTCTGGAAAATCACAGCAATGTTCCGCATCAGGTAATGCCAAAGCTGGTTTATATTTCCAATTCTACTGAGTTGGGCACCGTTTATCTGGCTGAAGAGCTGGAAAAGCTTTCGGATTTCTGTCGCCAAAACGGTCTGTATCTTTTTATGGATGGAGCCAGATTGGGACACGGACTGACTTCTGAAATCAGTGATCTGACCTTGGAAAGAGTAGCTGAACTGACGGATATTTTCTATCTGGGCGGAACGAAAAACGGAGCTTTAATAGGAGAAGCTATTGTGATTAATAATAAAGACCTGCAACCTGATTTTGCATTTAATATCAAGCAGAAAGGGGCATTGCTGGCTAAGGGAAGACTTTTAGGAATTCAGTTTATGGAGCTGATGAAAGATGACCTGTATTTTGATCTGGCCAAACATGCGAATCTTCAGGCTATGAAAATTAAAAAGGCCTTGAAGGAAAAGGGAGCAAGGTTTCTTTCAGATACATACACGAATCAGATTTTCCCCATCATAAGCAATGAGCTTATTGAAATTCTGTCAAAAGATTTTGAATTTTTTGTGTGGAAAAAAATTGATGAAAAATATTCAGCTATCCGTCTTATCACGTCATGGAATACGGGCGACGAACCTGTAGAGCGTTTTATAGAGGTTATTAATAAAGAACTTTAA
- a CDS encoding DUF4256 domain-containing protein: protein MSKKKLTVEQSAELLKVLKSRFEKNMNRHQGLDWEKIQSKLEVVPEKLWSLNEMEDTEGEPDVVSYDKRTDEYIFFDCSPESPKRRSLCYDYQAWESRKANKPESNVIDKASEMGIELLTEEQYRQLQELGKFDLKTSSWVKTPAHIRELGGAIFCDLRYNTVFMYHNGADSYYAARGFRGMLKL from the coding sequence ATGAGCAAAAAGAAACTGACAGTCGAACAGAGCGCAGAACTTTTAAAGGTTTTAAAAAGCCGTTTTGAAAAAAATATGAATCGCCATCAGGGATTGGATTGGGAAAAAATCCAGTCCAAGCTGGAAGTAGTTCCCGAAAAGCTCTGGTCTCTGAACGAAATGGAAGACACTGAAGGCGAACCTGATGTAGTCTCTTATGACAAAAGAACTGACGAATACATTTTCTTTGACTGTTCACCGGAAAGCCCGAAACGTAGAAGCCTTTGCTACGATTATCAAGCATGGGAATCAAGAAAAGCCAACAAACCGGAAAGCAATGTCATCGACAAAGCTTCTGAAATGGGCATAGAATTATTAACAGAAGAGCAATACCGCCAACTCCAGGAACTTGGAAAATTTGATCTGAAGACCTCTAGCTGGGTGAAAACTCCTGCTCATATCCGGGAATTGGGTGGTGCCATTTTCTGTGACCTCCGTTACAATACGGTTTTCATGTATCACAATGGCGCAGACTCTTATTATGCAGCAAGAGGATTCCGGGGAATGCTGAAATTATAA
- a CDS encoding alpha-ketoglutarate-dependent dioxygenase AlkB → MDQLSLFNSEEYFRFPTELLEYTEHFMPENKASELQELLIRVAPWKQRTQKMYDKMVLTPRLTAWYGDEGTTYKLGGNDFKANPWLPELLALKQQIEKTTGYRFNSVLLNLYRDGNDSVAWHRDKESELGNRPVIASVSLGQVRNFDFRQKENHQNKYSLPLQHGSLLIMKGDLQLNWEHRIAKSTKPMKPRINLTFRMVHVGS, encoded by the coding sequence ATGGATCAGTTGAGCTTGTTTAATTCAGAGGAATACTTCCGGTTTCCGACAGAGCTGTTGGAATATACAGAGCATTTTATGCCGGAAAATAAAGCTTCTGAACTTCAGGAGCTTCTGATCCGTGTTGCTCCATGGAAGCAGCGAACCCAGAAAATGTATGATAAAATGGTTCTTACCCCACGTTTAACAGCCTGGTATGGCGATGAAGGAACAACCTACAAACTGGGTGGAAATGATTTTAAAGCCAACCCATGGCTACCGGAATTATTAGCATTAAAACAGCAGATAGAAAAAACGACAGGTTATCGGTTTAATTCCGTATTGCTGAATCTGTATCGTGACGGGAATGATTCTGTGGCATGGCACCGCGACAAGGAAAGCGAATTGGGAAATCGCCCTGTCATTGCTTCTGTAAGCCTCGGGCAAGTAAGAAATTTTGATTTCCGGCAAAAGGAAAATCACCAGAATAAGTATAGTTTGCCCCTCCAGCATGGATCATTATTGATTATGAAAGGAGATTTGCAGCTCAACTGGGAACACAGGATCGCAAAATCTACAAAGCCTATGAAACCACGGATCAATCTCACGTTTCGTATGGTTCATGTAGGTTCATGA
- a CDS encoding LexA family transcriptional regulator, which translates to MSIFSNNIRFLRAKRGHSQQHVADELVISRVRYSKYENGVSEPPIELLVKISKYFHVSIDLMVSVDIRKYPMEEMLKLPDNRIILPVAVDHLGNDTIEIIPQKASMGYLEGYSDVGYIESLQRIALPFLTNGKYRAFPADGDSMPPFRNGSYIVGKYVEGISELKPGKTYVFITLNDGITYKRFKEIKGNAVCVSADNSFYEPYDIPNEEIVEIWQYASGIFPEDFEPGDYESYNFKEMFRELKNDIKEIDKKVSKRRRKPV; encoded by the coding sequence ATGTCAATTTTTTCAAATAATATTCGTTTTTTAAGGGCGAAAAGAGGTCATTCTCAACAACATGTAGCAGATGAATTGGTTATTTCCCGTGTGCGGTATTCCAAATATGAAAATGGGGTTTCTGAGCCGCCTATTGAGCTGCTGGTAAAAATATCGAAATATTTTCATGTGAGCATTGATCTTATGGTGTCTGTAGATATCCGCAAATATCCGATGGAAGAAATGCTAAAACTTCCGGACAACAGGATTATTCTGCCTGTAGCGGTAGATCACCTTGGAAATGATACCATTGAGATCATTCCGCAAAAAGCATCCATGGGATATCTTGAAGGTTACAGTGATGTGGGTTATATTGAAAGCCTCCAGAGAATTGCCCTTCCCTTCCTTACCAATGGCAAATACAGAGCTTTTCCGGCAGATGGAGATTCTATGCCGCCTTTTAGAAACGGTTCATATATCGTAGGAAAATATGTGGAAGGAATCAGTGAACTGAAACCAGGAAAAACATATGTTTTTATCACCTTAAATGACGGGATTACCTACAAACGTTTTAAAGAAATAAAAGGGAATGCAGTCTGCGTAAGTGCAGATAATTCATTTTATGAGCCTTACGATATTCCCAATGAAGAAATTGTAGAAATATGGCAGTATGCTTCAGGGATCTTTCCGGAAGATTTTGAACCGGGTGATTACGAAAGTTATAATTTTAAAGAAATGTTCAGGGAGCTGAAAAACGATATCAAAGAAATTGATAAAAAGGTTTCAAAAAGACGCCGTAAACCTGTATAA
- a CDS encoding DoxX family protein, protein METLNKSQKRNKIIYWIFTLWMALGMVSTAIVQLMKNKDELANFTNLGYPAYLMIILGIWKLMGVIAVLIPKRPLLKEWAYAGFFFVMSGALISHIIVGDTFGRTFPALLLLVLVIISWYFRPADRKIPQGNN, encoded by the coding sequence ATGGAAACACTGAACAAATCACAAAAAAGAAACAAGATCATCTATTGGATTTTCACCTTATGGATGGCTCTGGGAATGGTATCTACAGCCATTGTTCAGCTGATGAAAAATAAAGATGAACTGGCCAATTTCACTAACCTCGGTTATCCTGCCTACCTGATGATCATTCTCGGAATATGGAAACTCATGGGCGTAATTGCTGTACTCATTCCAAAACGTCCGCTGCTTAAAGAATGGGCCTATGCCGGATTCTTCTTTGTCATGTCCGGCGCATTAATCTCACATATTATCGTTGGAGATACTTTTGGAAGAACTTTTCCGGCTTTACTATTGTTGGTTTTAGTGATTATTTCCTGGTATTTCAGACCTGCTGACAGAAAAATTCCTCAGGGTAACAATTAA
- a CDS encoding TetR/AcrR family transcriptional regulator gives MKTKEKILNTGRQLLIENGYNAFSYADISKIVNIKTSSIHYYFPSKTDLINAIIEKNIEEINALQHKQEKLTSSQKLENLFKYYLLLIRENKICLVGTLASDHHSLDILLKEKTIEFCNIILQHTAQTLQSGMENKEFANIVNTEYKAMEILSTLVGIAQIGRFYSENKISAVMQQIINNLKY, from the coding sequence ATGAAAACAAAAGAAAAAATTTTAAATACCGGAAGACAGCTGCTCATTGAAAATGGGTATAATGCATTCAGCTACGCTGATATTTCTAAAATTGTAAACATTAAAACATCATCCATTCACTATTATTTTCCAAGTAAAACGGACCTTATCAATGCTATTATAGAAAAAAATATAGAGGAGATCAATGCGTTACAGCATAAGCAAGAAAAACTAACCTCGAGCCAAAAACTAGAGAATTTATTTAAATATTACTTACTGCTTATTAGGGAAAACAAAATCTGCTTAGTAGGTACATTAGCTTCTGATCATCATTCATTAGACATACTATTGAAGGAGAAAACTATAGAATTCTGCAATATAATACTCCAGCATACTGCACAAACATTACAATCTGGAATGGAAAATAAAGAGTTTGCAAATATTGTAAATACTGAATATAAAGCAATGGAGATATTATCCACTTTGGTTGGAATAGCACAGATCGGAAGATTCTATTCGGAAAACAAAATATCTGCTGTAATGCAGCAAATCATCAATAACCTAAAATATTAA
- a CDS encoding helix-turn-helix transcriptional regulator produces MNLRRDVFQAIADPTRRSILMLVAAQSMTAGAIASNFDTARPTVSKHLQILTECELLRSEQNGREIIYHLNPNKMKEIADFIEPFRQMWDEKFNKLESVMKAYQKINNK; encoded by the coding sequence ATGAATTTAAGAAGAGATGTATTCCAGGCAATAGCCGATCCTACCAGAAGATCTATCCTGATGCTGGTGGCAGCACAATCCATGACCGCCGGGGCCATAGCTTCCAATTTCGATACCGCAAGACCTACCGTTTCCAAACATCTTCAGATCCTTACCGAATGTGAACTGTTGAGATCTGAACAGAACGGCCGTGAAATTATCTATCACCTTAATCCCAATAAAATGAAAGAAATAGCCGATTTTATAGAACCTTTCCGCCAGATGTGGGACGAAAAATTCAATAAGCTGGAAAGTGTGATGAAAGCCTATCAGAAAATAAATAATAAGTAA
- a CDS encoding VOC family protein, with protein sequence MKPKMIWANLGVTDLERTQKFYTELGFRPNNPNSSNELVSFFFSENEFIIHFFLKEILEANVKNVKFSDSQSPNEIIFTLSAESIEQADQWAQEVVKAGGTIVSEPESFGDHYYGFVFADPDGHKFNVFHM encoded by the coding sequence ATGAAACCTAAAATGATCTGGGCCAACCTTGGGGTAACCGACCTTGAGCGTACCCAAAAGTTCTATACAGAACTCGGATTCAGGCCTAATAATCCTAACTCATCTAATGAACTGGTCAGCTTTTTTTTCAGTGAAAATGAATTTATCATTCACTTTTTCCTGAAAGAAATACTGGAAGCCAACGTGAAAAATGTGAAATTCAGTGATTCACAGAGTCCGAACGAAATCATATTCACCCTGTCAGCAGAAAGCATAGAACAGGCAGATCAATGGGCCCAGGAAGTCGTGAAAGCCGGCGGTACCATTGTTTCGGAACCTGAAAGCTTCGGAGATCATTATTATGGCTTTGTTTTCGCAGATCCTGATGGCCATAAATTTAATGTATTCCATATGTAA
- a CDS encoding SRPBCC domain-containing protein, whose product MELKTKIHAEDGKQEIFIIREFDLPVELLFKAYTEAELFEQWMGTKVTKFENKQHGSYRFETSNPQGDVVFSANGTIHEFVPEQKITRTFQMENTPFPVQIEFLEFEKLTDSTSKLTIQTIYKSVDFRDQMLKLPFAQGINMAHNRLQELLGSRL is encoded by the coding sequence ATGGAACTTAAAACAAAAATTCACGCCGAAGACGGCAAACAGGAAATATTCATCATCAGGGAATTCGATCTCCCGGTAGAACTGCTTTTCAAGGCATATACAGAAGCTGAACTTTTCGAACAGTGGATGGGAACCAAAGTGACAAAGTTTGAAAATAAGCAACATGGAAGTTACCGTTTCGAAACCTCAAACCCTCAGGGCGATGTGGTTTTCAGTGCCAACGGAACCATTCATGAATTTGTTCCGGAACAGAAGATCACAAGAACTTTTCAGATGGAAAACACGCCCTTCCCTGTTCAGATCGAATTTTTAGAATTTGAAAAGCTTACAGACAGTACCAGCAAACTTACGATCCAGACCATTTACAAATCTGTAGATTTCAGGGATCAAATGCTGAAACTGCCATTTGCCCAAGGGATCAATATGGCGCACAACCGTTTACAGGAGCTGTTAGGTAGCAGATTATAG
- a CDS encoding DUF4442 domain-containing protein — translation MAFYQKLTEIGSKYVGIAKIFKWGFNLSPMYRRSTARILSVSQNLMNVTVKLPISYKNRNYKGTIFGGSMFSAVDPIPMVQLINLLGHKYVVWDKSAEIFFKRPGNEDLYADFQYSEKELQEIISKVEINKEFEIVKTTQLTNKNKSILFCEIKKRIYIADKEFFKNKRNKKIE, via the coding sequence ATGGCATTTTATCAAAAGCTAACAGAGATCGGCTCAAAATATGTCGGAATTGCAAAAATTTTCAAATGGGGATTTAATCTTTCCCCCATGTACAGAAGAAGTACTGCCAGAATTTTGAGTGTTTCCCAAAATCTAATGAATGTTACTGTAAAACTACCGATCAGTTACAAGAACAGGAACTATAAAGGAACAATATTTGGCGGAAGTATGTTTTCTGCCGTAGATCCAATCCCCATGGTACAACTTATAAATTTATTGGGACACAAGTATGTGGTTTGGGATAAGTCTGCAGAAATATTTTTTAAACGTCCCGGGAATGAAGACCTTTATGCTGATTTTCAATATTCTGAAAAAGAATTACAGGAAATAATATCTAAAGTAGAGATTAATAAAGAATTTGAAATTGTCAAAACAACTCAGCTTACCAATAAAAATAAATCAATACTGTTTTGCGAGATAAAAAAGAGAATTTATATTGCTGATAAAGAATTTTTTAAAAATAAGCGAAACAAAAAGATAGAATAA
- a CDS encoding AsmA-like C-terminal region-containing protein has protein sequence MKILKWTGISIAALLFLMFIIPILFPGTISQQVKIFANKHLAGKLDYKKTNLTFFRHFPSLTVSVDHLVLQGSKPFQNDTLLTAREVAVGINLKNLIFNREVKIDEIYVTDANANVFVNSKGEANYNVYVSKPSGKPKDSTETGASIKLDLIKFKNWNIKYNDHAARVLVDAKGLNYTGKGGLSEDIFDLQTYLDINKVDFSLNRIYYAKQKTLHADLITRINTNALTFVLKKNELRINDLPLKFIGFISILKDGYNMDIKAASEKTTIREMISVLPPQYLDWAKDTQIEGNSDLYFHLKGRFSEPQNIKPRAKVRLLVKNGFVSNGKAPVPMNNLNMDLNVNLPSLNTDQLGIDLKKLSFDLGPNNKFRAYVKTKGLNEMQVIADMKGTVDLQTLDQALGLKDIDMRGLMDTNIKANGIFSLDKKLFPKTNGYLNLKNGLVKTKYYPNPIQNINLVANIINTDGTFRSLGVKLDPFSFDFEGNPVFVNADLQDFEDLLYRIRAKGVLNVGRIYKVFAKEGFDISGLIMADLSLNGRQSYATTGQYSKLDNKGTLILKNIKATTEYLPKSFFIKEGNFQFENEKMWFRKFLATYGKSDFALNGYLLNTINYFIERKGTLHGKFDLNSNYILIDEFMALKNGDNTDKSIELEYAKVENPKSSGVVIVPKNLDVSLEANAKKVEFKGLALNHLKGNASVNKGEVYLKNTSFDIIGSRMNIDARYQNESPLTANYDVALKVQDFDVQRAYKEIDMVREMVTAAKNVKGIVSLDYKLKGDFDKNMSPIYPSLEGGGIVNLRDVEVKNLKMLSAVGDNIGAKAFDNPDMKGVNIETSIKNNLIHVDKFTFKVSVLRPSISGTTSFNGLLDLQVRVGLPPGGWIGFPIVVTGTHSKPKIKIFSKTGQGIIDALYNKKSNKVIREERRAEKKTRRQQRKEREAQEQKAKKAEKQINKDLKEK, from the coding sequence TTGAAAATTCTAAAATGGACTGGAATTTCAATAGCAGCCCTCTTGTTTTTAATGTTTATCATTCCTATACTCTTTCCGGGAACGATTTCTCAGCAGGTAAAAATATTTGCGAACAAACATCTTGCAGGAAAGCTCGATTATAAAAAAACGAATCTTACCTTTTTCCGCCACTTCCCTTCCCTGACAGTTTCTGTAGACCACCTCGTTTTACAGGGTTCAAAACCTTTCCAGAATGACACCTTGTTGACAGCCAGAGAAGTGGCAGTCGGAATCAATCTTAAAAATCTGATTTTCAACCGTGAAGTAAAGATTGATGAAATCTACGTTACAGATGCCAATGCCAATGTTTTTGTCAATAGCAAAGGAGAAGCAAACTATAATGTTTACGTTTCCAAACCATCTGGGAAACCAAAAGATTCTACAGAAACGGGTGCTTCTATCAAACTGGACCTGATCAAATTTAAAAACTGGAATATTAAATATAACGACCACGCCGCAAGGGTTTTAGTTGATGCTAAAGGACTTAATTACACGGGAAAAGGTGGTTTAAGTGAAGATATTTTCGACCTTCAGACTTATCTGGACATCAATAAAGTGGATTTCAGCCTGAACAGAATCTATTATGCAAAACAAAAAACGTTGCACGCTGATCTCATTACCAGAATCAACACCAATGCTTTAACTTTTGTATTGAAGAAAAATGAATTGAGAATTAATGACCTGCCTTTAAAATTCATCGGTTTTATCAGTATTCTTAAAGATGGATACAATATGGATATCAAGGCTGCTTCAGAAAAAACAACGATCCGTGAAATGATTTCTGTACTGCCACCACAATACCTGGACTGGGCAAAAGATACCCAAATTGAAGGCAACAGTGATCTGTACTTTCATTTAAAAGGCAGATTCAGTGAGCCTCAAAATATTAAACCAAGAGCTAAAGTTCGTCTTTTGGTTAAAAATGGTTTTGTTTCCAATGGAAAAGCGCCTGTTCCGATGAACAATCTTAATATGGATCTTAATGTGAATTTACCGTCATTGAACACGGATCAACTTGGTATAGATTTAAAAAAACTCAGCTTCGATCTGGGCCCGAATAATAAGTTCCGGGCTTATGTAAAAACTAAAGGTCTGAACGAAATGCAGGTGATTGCAGATATGAAAGGTACTGTTGATCTCCAAACATTGGATCAGGCTTTGGGCCTCAAAGATATTGATATGAGAGGATTGATGGATACCAATATTAAAGCTAACGGAATTTTCAGTCTGGATAAAAAATTATTTCCTAAAACCAATGGTTATCTGAATCTTAAAAATGGTTTGGTCAAAACAAAATATTATCCCAATCCTATCCAGAATATCAATTTAGTAGCCAATATCATCAATACAGACGGGACTTTCCGGAGTCTTGGGGTGAAGTTGGATCCTTTCAGTTTTGATTTTGAAGGAAATCCAGTTTTTGTGAATGCCGATCTGCAGGATTTTGAAGACCTGCTCTATAGAATACGGGCGAAAGGCGTTTTAAATGTCGGAAGAATTTATAAAGTTTTCGCCAAAGAAGGATTTGATATCAGCGGGCTAATTATGGCAGACCTTTCACTGAACGGCAGACAAAGCTATGCCACCACAGGCCAGTACAGCAAGCTGGATAATAAAGGAACTTTAATTTTAAAGAACATTAAAGCTACGACAGAATATCTTCCGAAATCGTTCTTCATCAAAGAAGGAAATTTCCAGTTTGAAAATGAAAAAATGTGGTTCAGAAAATTTCTGGCTACCTATGGAAAATCTGATTTTGCGCTCAATGGTTATCTTCTCAATACCATCAATTACTTTATCGAAAGAAAAGGAACACTTCACGGAAAATTTGATTTAAATTCAAATTACATCCTGATCGATGAATTTATGGCACTTAAAAACGGTGACAATACCGATAAGTCCATCGAATTAGAATATGCAAAAGTAGAAAATCCAAAAAGCAGCGGTGTTGTTATTGTTCCTAAAAATCTGGATGTTTCCCTGGAAGCGAATGCTAAGAAAGTTGAATTTAAAGGCCTGGCGCTTAATCATCTGAAAGGAAATGCTTCGGTAAATAAAGGTGAGGTTTACCTTAAGAATACCTCATTTGATATTATCGGTAGCCGCATGAATATTGATGCCCGCTATCAGAATGAGTCTCCATTGACAGCTAACTATGATGTCGCTCTTAAAGTTCAGGATTTTGATGTTCAGCGGGCGTATAAAGAGATTGATATGGTTCGCGAAATGGTGACCGCTGCTAAAAACGTCAAAGGAATTGTATCACTGGACTATAAACTGAAAGGTGATTTTGATAAAAACATGAGCCCAATTTACCCTTCCCTGGAAGGCGGAGGAATAGTTAACCTCCGTGATGTGGAAGTGAAAAATTTAAAAATGCTTTCTGCCGTGGGTGATAATATCGGGGCAAAAGCTTTTGATAATCCGGATATGAAGGGCGTAAATATTGAAACCAGCATTAAAAATAATCTGATCCATGTTGATAAATTTACCTTTAAAGTATCTGTCCTCAGACCTTCCATCAGCGGAACAACAAGCTTTAACGGACTGCTGGATCTGCAGGTGAGAGTTGGTTTGCCACCGGGTGGATGGATTGGTTTTCCAATCGTTGTCACAGGAACCCACAGCAAACCGAAGATCAAAATTTTCAGCAAGACCGGGCAAGGAATTATAGATGCTCTGTATAATAAAAAATCCAATAAAGTAATCCGCGAAGAAAGACGGGCAGAGAAAAAAACAAGACGACAACAGCGTAAAGAAAGAGAGGCGCAGGAACAGAAAGCTAAAAAAGCGGAAAAACAAATTAATAAAGATCTTAAAGAAAAATAA
- the xth gene encoding exodeoxyribonuclease III → MKIATYNVNGINGRLPVLLQWLKEAQPDIVCLQELKAPQERFPLQEINAAGYQAIWKGQKSWNGVAILAKDLEITEVQSTLPGDSEDIQSRYIEAIIDQMVVCCLYLPNGNPYPGPKFNYKLEWIKRLKKRANQLIKMELPAILIGDFNIIPEPRDVYKPERWENDALFRTEVRKAYKELLNKGWLDSIRTLYPEDTVYTFWDYLYKAYDRNAGIRLDHMLLSPYLAPALKAGGVDSHVRGWVKSSDHAPVWIQIEK, encoded by the coding sequence ATGAAAATAGCTACCTATAATGTGAACGGTATCAATGGGCGTTTACCTGTATTGCTGCAGTGGCTGAAAGAAGCTCAGCCGGACATTGTATGTCTCCAGGAATTAAAAGCTCCGCAGGAACGTTTTCCTTTACAAGAGATCAATGCTGCAGGATATCAGGCCATCTGGAAAGGTCAGAAAAGCTGGAATGGGGTAGCCATACTTGCCAAAGACCTGGAGATCACGGAAGTGCAGAGTACTTTACCGGGAGATTCTGAAGATATCCAGAGTCGGTATATAGAAGCTATCATTGATCAGATGGTGGTATGCTGCTTATACCTTCCTAATGGAAATCCTTACCCGGGACCTAAATTTAATTATAAATTAGAGTGGATCAAACGCTTAAAAAAACGCGCCAATCAGCTTATCAAAATGGAGCTTCCCGCAATACTGATCGGTGATTTCAATATTATCCCTGAACCCAGGGACGTCTATAAACCTGAACGTTGGGAAAATGATGCATTATTCAGAACAGAAGTCCGAAAAGCTTACAAAGAATTATTAAATAAAGGCTGGCTCGATTCTATCCGTACCCTTTATCCTGAAGACACTGTTTACACTTTCTGGGATTATCTTTACAAAGCATATGACCGGAATGCAGGAATAAGACTTGATCATATGTTATTAAGTCCTTATTTAGCTCCGGCATTAAAAGCAGGTGGTGTAGACAGCCATGTACGTGGCTGGGTGAAAAGCAGCGATCACGCACCGGTATGGATTCAAATTGAAAAATAA